The sequence TCATGTATTTTTAGGTTACCTAAGCAGCTAACTTAGCATGCttcattttgttcaaacatatcACCTTTGGACTTGGACCAAATCATTCTATGATTAATATTCTATTCTCAATTTAAGTGTGTATAGAGATCATGCAATTATTGATGTAATTCGAAAAACGATATGATTATACAATACTTTAGTTATTAGAGATGATCTTCGATTCAATCTGTTCCATATTTATATTCTCTTGATTCTCTCGTGAACATGACGTAAAAGACATTTGGGTAAAATCGTGTTGAGTTCTTTAGTCTATTTTAACCATTAGTGATCTTAGATGAGACTGAATGGAGAATTATCTCGAATgcgtaataaaaaatattgcacACAAAATATTTGTCATAATATTGTTACTAGTGCATCGACATTGTAAATTGTAGGCTGGTGTTCCATATCTTATTTaaactatttatatgtgtcGGCTTATTGTTTCGTtatttcggtataccgagatactgaaattcttgaaatttcaTGTTGGTATTGTACCGACGATTTTGATATCATTATCAtacaatatcaaaattttcgacATATCAAAAATATCGATATTTTTCAATATGCATAATTTCCATATACCTAAAATTTCGGTAGTTTTCTCACCCCTATGAATGACAAACAAATCATTGGAAGGCGATCGTTGCTTGAATTTATCTTTTACCTATGCTATATCAAGAACTTGTACTTTGGAAACAtaaaaatcttgtattttaaggtttaatactccctattttattatattagatAGAATTTTTGTTCATTTCGTTAAAAACTATCTTCAATCATAACAAtataactataatattttaaattataaaacatcAAAAGCCTCACCTTTTGATCgagcaaaaataattattacatCTTAATAATGCCTATTTTGGGGTCTTGCGGACATATTAATTAATGCATTTTTGGCAGAAGTTACAATTTTTACGGAAATGCTATaatatactatttttttttaacaatgtaTATTGTTTCCAATATAAACTTTTATAGGATATAAAAAGGTAAATAACCATACTACACGATAATTAGAACTaattaaatacatgaaaaatatcaaatataactcGATAAATGATGCAGGATATTGTAACAAattgaaagaaagaattctgAAATTTCAGACCATCTCTCTAATTTCAAAGAGAAAATATGACTTAGAgcaaatttataaaatactcCACAAGTTGAGAATGGGAAAAAGAAAAGATCCTTGGAAGTTCGAATACAAAcaaactcacaaaataacaTCAGTAATATGCTAACTCTCTTTATAGGACGCTATCTTCCTTTGTTACACCCCatgtatatacatacacacGAAAAAGAACATGGTTGGGGTGTTGGTGTGTGTTTGAACAACTAATAATATGTGTAACGCACCCGGTTCCATCAAGGATGAACGGGTAGAAAAGCCATTGATGTATATATACATCTCCCCGTGCATTGTAAAATTGGTGAGATAGCAAAATGATAGCAAATATTGTCTGAGATCAGATTGTGTACAGCATCATCTGAAAGACCATTGAATTTCTTCTAgagttttccctttggtttcTGGAACCCACAGAGCAATGAATGCTACGGTGAAAGCTGATATCAGTGCATAAATGGTGAAAGTCCCTGCAAAACATTCGTTCCCACGCAATTATCAACTCCAAAGTTAATCAAATAGGCGATTTCATAAGAATTTTATACAGTTACAGGTATGCTATCGTTAACATGTCAATTCTTTCAACTGAAGACCGAAAACTTTCTAACTTTTCAGAATGTGGCATACTGATGAACTTTAGATGCTAGAGCGATGAAAACTGCGCCAAAAAAATCATCCTACATGGAATTAAAATGGCTTATCAAAACACACAGACAGGGCAAGAGAGAACCTCCACTGCTCCAAGTTAAGAGCATGTTAGCTGTCAATGTTACAATCGTAGCTGACAACCAATTAGCCAGCGTTGCTACGCTACCAGCCAGACTTTTAATGCTCACAGGAAGAATCTGAAACAATCAAAATTAGAAACCCACAAACATGGGGAAGAAACGTATCACTCAAATAGTTATTCACTGTACCTCGGACATTATAACCCAAGGTATAGCTCCAAGTCCTACAGAGAAACCAACCACCAAAATCTGGAAAAAAAACCCAGTTAGCtcatttgtaaattttaatttctaccAGAAAATGTAATGAATTTACAGATTGTCATAAATGTTTGACATACCACGAGCCCAACTAGTGCTAAGACTTCCAACACGGAATGAGATTTTTCGGGTAAAATATCCTGCTTTCCATGAAAATAGTAACAGTTCTTAAATACTCATGATAATGAAAATGTGAAGAATAAAAACCATACATACCTTTAAAAAGAATGCAACTGCAACTAGGAGGCTACTTGCAGTCATTAGTGATGAGGATATCTGCCACGATATATTAGATAAATTTTTGCTTTCTATGCTCAAGTAAATTAAAACATGTTTCAAGCAAAGGAGTGGAGAAACACACAAGAAGAAGAATTCGGCGACCAGCTTTGTCAACTAAAGTAGTTGCAATTCCGGTGACAATAACCTACATCAAGATGGGATTTCATTTATCATCCAACGAAAcacaatatttcaattttttccagGTCCTAACTTGATGATGTTTACCTGAATGGTTCCAATACCAAATGTTGCAGCTTTGCCTGATGAAATTCCTGCTCAAAGTTAATAATTAACTCAGATTAGAATTGATTAACTTTATTTGCTCACAAAAAAAACAACATAGGGTTTTATAGCTTGAACTGAACCTGCAGACAGAAATATGCTACTTGAATAGAAAAGGACACCGTTTATACCACTGAGTTGCTGAAGCATTAGGAGTCCAATTCCCACCTGAAAACGAAGAAAAAAAGTTCTTGATTGAGGAAAGTATTACAAATAAAATCATTCATTGAGTagtcaaacttaaaatttaatgtGATTGAAGTGTACCATCAAAGGATACCAATAGCGTTTTCTTTTGAACTCCGAAAACTTGATAGCAGTTCTCTTGCTTGATGAAGCCACGGATCTCTGAAGATAATAAGAGAGTGCATAAACTTATCAACAAACAGTCTCTCGTATGAAACAAGTCAGCAAGATTAAAGAAAACCTCTAAGGTAACCTGATAGGATACAATTTGGGGTTAAAGTTGATACCTTGATCTCATTTACTTCAGCGGAGATATCTGTTTCAAATCCCCGTACAACTTGCAGAGAAGTTTCAAAATCTTCAATCATGCCCATTTTAGCCTAGAATTTAGATTAGAAACAGGTCAAAAGAAATCAATCAGAGTACATGATAAATGTCGTGCTCGAGTTTGGGTCTCATACCAACCAACGAGGAGACTCTGGTATAAAAAAGAGTCCAGGCATCAAGATCAAGCACGGTAGAGTTCCTGCAAGCAAGACTCATATCATCTATCACTCTACTGCATATTACATGAAATCCCACATGATTTTCTACAAGATCCATTAGCaagaaaaaacaattttttgtttGATCAATACAATGACAGAACAGATAGGGATATGGACAAGTGAAAGGATAAAATGGCATTTATCAgactaatgaaataaatctaaATGATCATGTCCTTTTTAGGGTAATTTAGCAAAAACAGTgaaattaatatatcaaaacaacAGTAAAAGAGTCGACACTTAGGTACCAATGAGACTAGATTTGGTAAAAATTGCTAAAAGAAACCAGAAGTTTGTCTCAACTTACCAAAAACAGCGAGCATTCTCCACGGAAGAAAAAGCCCCAACAAATAAACCAGCATTATTCCAATTGTTATTGAAAGCTACATTGCAAGTTATCAAAATGACTTCAAATTTTCATGAGGCTCGGAAACCAACAATTAGCTCTGGTAAACCGTTGAACTAGCAGAGTTATAACCAAGCGAACCTGATTTACAGCTCCAAGACTTCCTCTCATATTTTGAGGCGCTATCTCGGCTATGTATACCGGCACCTATTAACATTTCAATGGCAGAAACACAACAATTTTCATCTTTTAATCATCAAAACAAGGGGTTATCTTAACCATTCATTTAAAGTTACCGTGTAAGAAATTATTCCAACGCCAAAGCCTGCCAATAACCTTCCCATAAACAGGAATGACGTATCCTGCACAAAAATCACATATTTCCCTTACATTTAACATTTTCATCAGAACACCAGACATCCATTAACATGCTTCTAATCTAAAACCTTGAAATTTTAACACTCACTTTCGCAAACGAAATAGCAAGCCAGCCAATAATATTGGGGATTGAAGCAATCATCAGTGACTGCATTTCAAGAAattacaacaaaaaaatatgcacACGTTCATTAAATATTGACAAtgacaaataaaataagaacacaTGGATTCCAATTATCTAGAGCTATTCATATCTGTAGCCAATAAACAAAACGATAATCATACCCCTTTTCTTCCAATATATTCTGCAATCTGGCCACTTGCTATTGCTCCTACCATTGCTCCAACATTTGCTAAAGAACCAAATATTGAAAACTTCCCCAACAAAAAAACACAGAGATATAAGAAATTGTATCTTGTTTAGCACAAAATTAAAACCCAATTGTCCCAAAACggcaatttgtttttttttaaaatgataggCTACCTCAGAAATGGTGAGGCCAAGATCTTTAATGATGTCGCTTTGAGTTGGATTAGAGTATCCGCActgaaacatttaaaaaaaaaaaagaaacaagaaacgTAGAAAACATAATTAACGAAGAAAATTGCACCAAAAATTTCTGTTCGAGAAAATCATATGATTCACGCACTGTAAAACCGAATTGAATCGGGCCGAGTGCAACGATGGAAACACAGAGAAAGATGGAGATGGACTCGCGTATAATCTGAAGAGACGACCCCATGATGCTGGACTGCCGGGAGCCCATTCCCGCCATGCGGTACCAGCTCCCCGTATGCAACAAAGGCTTTCGTAGCCCATCCTCGGCGGCGATTTCTGAACTCATGCTCAGTAATATGTGATCAACACAGATGATCACTACGCTTTGATCTTCCACTTTTGGTATGACTGTTACGCTGAGAATTCCCTTCGAAATGCCTCGATGAAATGATACAATTTTCGC comes from Primulina huaijiensis isolate GDHJ02 chromosome 5, ASM1229523v2, whole genome shotgun sequence and encodes:
- the LOC140976632 gene encoding sugar transporter ERD6-like 6, giving the protein MSSEIAAEDGLRKPLLHTGSWYRMAGMGSRQSSIMGSSLQIIRESISIFLCVSIVALGPIQFGFTCGYSNPTQSDIIKDLGLTISEFSIFGSLANVGAMVGAIASGQIAEYIGRKGSLMIASIPNIIGWLAISFAKDTSFLFMGRLLAGFGVGIISYTVPVYIAEIAPQNMRGSLGAVNQLSITIGIMLVYLLGLFLPWRMLAVFGTLPCLILMPGLFFIPESPRWLAKMGMIEDFETSLQVVRGFETDISAEVNEIKRSVASSSKRTAIKFSEFKRKRYWYPLMVGIGLLMLQQLSGINGVLFYSSSIFLSAGISSGKAATFGIGTIQVIVTGIATTLVDKAGRRILLLISSSLMTASSLLVAVAFFLKDILPEKSHSVLEVLALVGLVILVVGFSVGLGAIPWVIMSEILPVSIKSLAGSVATLANWLSATIVTLTANMLLTWSSGGTFTIYALISAFTVAFIALWVPETKGKTLEEIQWSFR